A single window of Taeniopygia guttata chromosome 1, bTaeGut7.mat, whole genome shotgun sequence DNA harbors:
- the CDX2 gene encoding homeobox protein CDX-2 has translation MYVSYLLEKDGPMYPGPVRHSGGLNLAAQNFVGAPQYADYGGYHVNLDGAQSPGPAWPAPYAAPLRDDWGTYGQGAPPAAGAVHGLNGGSPAAPMAYSPADYHHHHHHPHAHHHAGPAPHCSAGVMQPLNAASAAASAAPEPLSPGGQRRGLCEWMRKPAQPPLSSQVKTRTKDKYRVVYTDHQRLELEKEFHYSRYITIRRKAELASNLGLSERQVKIWFQNRRAKERKINKKKLQQAQPGGAEPLSPSASLQGAAAGAATAGLGPAAPQ, from the exons ATGTACGTGAGCTACCTCTTGGAGAAGGACGGGCCCATGTACCCCGGCCCGGTGCGGCACTCGGGGGGGCTTAACCTGGCGGCGCAGAACTTCGTTGGTGCCCCGCAGTACGCGGACTACGGCGGGTACCATGTGAACCTCGACGGCGCCCAGTCCCCGGGGCCCGCCTGGCCCGCGCCCTACGCCGCCCCGCTCCGCGACGACTGGGGCACCTATGGCCAAGGGGCACCGCCGGCCGCCGGCGCCGTCCACGGCCTCAACGGGGGCTCCCCCGCCGCCCCCATGGCCTACAGCCCCGCCGactaccaccaccaccaccaccacccgcACGCCCACCACCacgccggccccgcgccccacTGCTCCGCCGGGGTCATGCAGCCCCTCAAcgccgccagcgccgccgccaGCGCCGCCCCCGAGCCGCTCTCCCCCGGTGGGCAGCGCCGCGGCCTCTGCGAGTGGATGAGGAAGCCGGCGCAGCCCCCGCTCAGCAGCCAGG TTAAAACCAGGACGAAAGACAAGTACCGCGTCGTGTACACCGACCACCAGCggctggagctggagaaggagttTCACTACAGCCGCTACATCACCATCAGGAGAAAAGCGGAGCTGGCCTCCAACCTGGGGCTGTCGGAGAGGCAG GTGAAAATCTGGTTCCAGAACAGGCGGGCGAAGGAGAGGAAGATCAACAAGAAGAAGCTGCAGCAGGCGCAGCCCGGCGGCGCggagcccctcagccccagcGCCTCCTTGcagggggcggcggcgggggcggccaCCGCCGGGCtgggccccgccgccccgcagTGA